One segment of Magnetospirillum sp. 15-1 DNA contains the following:
- the ileS gene encoding isoleucine--tRNA ligase has product MSVDYKNTVFLPKTDFPMKGELPKLEPELLARWEKIDLFGRLRATSKGREKFILHDGPPYANGNLHIGHALNKILKDVITRSQQMLGRDADYVPGWDCHGLPIEWKIEEKYRDAGKDKDEIDTVTFREECRQFAAKWIGIQKEEFKRLGITGDWDHPYTTMTNHAESVIAAELGKFLLDGSLYKGAKPVLWSVVEKTALAEAEVEYHDHTSVTIWVKFPVVTASLPEIEGAKVVIWTTTPWTMPGNRAIAYGAEFDYVVVEVESSESDLALVGEKLVLCADLAEQVAKDAKCVFKILHTLKGAALAGTVAHHPLKFHEKAAGGYDFPVPLLAGGFVTTDTGTGFVHIAPGHGEDDWHLGKEHGIAIPDTVQPDGKYFPHVAIFAGMDVLNQGKNGKYYSPVAKPVIEAMTACGNLLAHGKVEHSYPHSWRSKAPLIFRNTPQWFISMESTGLRAKALQAIAETRFVPDQGRNRIGSMVENRPDWCVSRQRAWGVPITVFVDKKTGQPLRDRAVMDRIVEAFKAEGSDAWFTSPPERFLGNEYAAEDYDKVTDILDVWFDSGCTHAFVLEGEEWPRLSWPASLYLEGSDQHRGWFHSSLLESCGTRGRAPYDAVLTHGFVLDEDGRKMSKSLGNVVAPQEVVGTMGADILRLWVVGSDYSDDLRIGPEILKTQVDIYRRLRNTLRYLLGALDGFTEAEKLPVEQMPELERWVLHRLTELDVQFRGACDGFQFHGLFTELHNFCAVDLSAFYFDIRKDALYCDAASSLRRRAARTVMDMVLDTLTKWLAPFLCFTAEQAWLARHPSEDGSVHLELFPEIPASWRDEALAAKWARVRDVRKVVTGALEIERREKRIGSSLQASPLLTVSSDIHELLTGLDMAEICITSGIRVIDGLPAEGEFQLPDVPGVSVAPHPAEGAKCQRCWKVLHEVGTAGHEGVCHRCSDAVEAG; this is encoded by the coding sequence ATGAGCGTCGATTACAAGAACACCGTCTTCCTGCCCAAGACCGACTTCCCCATGAAGGGCGAGCTGCCCAAGCTGGAGCCCGAACTGCTGGCCCGCTGGGAGAAGATCGACCTGTTCGGCCGTCTGCGCGCCACCTCCAAGGGGCGCGAGAAGTTCATCCTTCACGACGGCCCGCCCTACGCCAACGGCAACCTGCACATCGGCCACGCGCTGAACAAGATTCTGAAGGACGTCATCACCCGTTCCCAGCAGATGCTGGGCCGGGACGCCGATTACGTCCCCGGCTGGGACTGCCACGGCCTGCCCATCGAGTGGAAGATCGAGGAGAAGTACCGGGACGCCGGCAAGGACAAGGACGAGATCGACACCGTCACCTTCCGCGAGGAATGCCGCCAGTTCGCCGCCAAGTGGATCGGCATCCAGAAGGAAGAGTTCAAGCGTCTGGGCATCACCGGTGACTGGGACCATCCCTACACCACCATGACCAACCACGCCGAATCGGTGATCGCCGCCGAGCTGGGCAAGTTCCTGCTGGACGGCTCGCTGTACAAGGGCGCCAAGCCGGTGCTGTGGTCGGTGGTGGAAAAGACCGCCCTGGCCGAGGCCGAGGTGGAGTACCACGACCACACTTCCGTCACCATCTGGGTCAAGTTCCCGGTGGTCACCGCCAGCCTGCCGGAGATCGAGGGCGCCAAGGTGGTGATCTGGACCACCACGCCCTGGACCATGCCGGGCAACCGCGCCATCGCCTATGGCGCCGAGTTCGACTATGTGGTGGTCGAGGTGGAAAGCAGCGAGTCCGATCTGGCCCTGGTCGGCGAGAAGCTGGTGCTGTGCGCCGATCTGGCGGAGCAGGTGGCCAAGGACGCCAAGTGCGTCTTCAAGATTCTGCACACCCTGAAGGGCGCCGCCCTGGCCGGCACCGTCGCCCATCACCCGCTGAAGTTCCACGAGAAGGCGGCGGGCGGCTATGACTTCCCGGTGCCGCTGCTGGCCGGCGGCTTCGTCACCACCGATACCGGCACCGGCTTCGTCCACATCGCGCCGGGCCATGGCGAGGACGACTGGCATCTGGGCAAGGAACACGGTATCGCCATTCCCGATACCGTGCAGCCCGACGGCAAGTACTTCCCCCATGTGGCGATCTTCGCCGGGATGGACGTGCTGAACCAGGGCAAGAACGGCAAGTACTACTCGCCGGTGGCCAAGCCGGTGATCGAGGCCATGACCGCCTGCGGCAATCTGCTGGCCCACGGCAAGGTCGAGCACTCGTACCCCCATTCCTGGCGTTCCAAGGCGCCGCTGATCTTCCGCAACACGCCGCAATGGTTCATCTCCATGGAGAGCACGGGCCTGCGCGCCAAGGCGCTCCAGGCCATCGCCGAGACCCGCTTCGTCCCCGACCAGGGTCGCAACCGCATCGGCTCCATGGTGGAGAACCGCCCCGACTGGTGCGTGTCGCGCCAGCGCGCCTGGGGCGTGCCCATCACCGTGTTCGTGGACAAGAAGACAGGTCAGCCGCTGCGTGATCGGGCGGTGATGGACCGCATCGTCGAGGCCTTCAAGGCCGAGGGCTCGGACGCGTGGTTCACCTCGCCGCCCGAACGCTTCCTGGGCAACGAGTATGCGGCCGAGGATTACGATAAGGTCACCGACATCCTGGACGTGTGGTTCGATTCCGGCTGCACCCACGCCTTCGTGCTGGAGGGCGAGGAATGGCCGCGCCTGTCCTGGCCCGCCTCGCTCTATCTCGAGGGCTCGGACCAGCATCGCGGCTGGTTCCATTCCTCCTTGCTGGAATCCTGCGGCACGCGGGGCCGCGCGCCCTATGACGCGGTGCTGACCCACGGCTTCGTCCTCGACGAGGACGGCCGCAAGATGAGCAAGTCGCTGGGCAACGTGGTGGCGCCGCAGGAAGTGGTGGGTACCATGGGCGCCGACATCCTGCGTCTGTGGGTGGTGGGGTCCGATTATTCCGACGACCTGCGCATCGGGCCGGAAATTCTCAAGACCCAGGTGGATATCTACCGCCGCTTGCGCAACACGCTGCGCTACCTGCTGGGCGCGCTCGACGGCTTCACCGAGGCGGAGAAGCTGCCGGTGGAGCAGATGCCCGAGCTGGAGCGCTGGGTGCTGCATCGCCTGACCGAACTGGACGTGCAGTTCCGGGGCGCCTGCGACGGCTTCCAGTTCCACGGGCTGTTCACCGAGCTGCACAATTTCTGCGCGGTGGACCTGTCGGCCTTCTACTTCGACATCCGCAAGGACGCGCTGTACTGCGACGCCGCGTCGTCGCTGCGCCGCCGGGCGGCGCGGACGGTGATGGATATGGTGCTCGATACCCTGACCAAGTGGCTGGCCCCCTTCCTGTGCTTCACCGCCGAGCAGGCGTGGCTGGCCCGGCATCCGTCCGAGGACGGTTCGGTCCATCTGGAACTGTTCCCCGAGATTCCCGCGTCGTGGCGGGACGAGGCGCTGGCCGCCAAATGGGCCAGGGTCCGCGACGTGCGCAAGGTGGTCACCGGCGCGCTGGAGATCGAACGGCGCGAGAAGCGCATCGGTTCGAGCCTTCAGGCCAGCCCGCTGCTGACCGTGTCCTCGGACATCCACGAGCTGCTCACCGGCCTCGACATGGCGGAAATCTGCATCACCTCGGGCATCCGGGTGATCGACGGCCTGCCCGCCGAGGGCGAGTTCCAGCTTCCCGACGTGCCCGGCGTGTCGGTGGCGCCCCATCCGGCCGAGGGCGCCAAATGCCAGCGCTGCTGGAAGGTGCTGCACGAGGTGGGAACCGCCGGGCATGAAGGCGTCTGCCACCGGTGCTCCGACGCGGTGGAGGCGGGCTGA
- the lspA gene encoding signal peptidase II, which yields MVLSNALPRGLSVATLIIGLDQLSKYWIVEKVMRPEGVDGTPFHSATRIELAPFFDLVMAWNRGVSFGIGNTGGEWNALILSALAMVICAGMTFWLAKAETLLVQVALGGIIGGALGNVIDRARFGAVADFLDVHLMGYHWPAFNVADSAITVGAVFLVVDSLFASRDSSKN from the coding sequence GTGGTTCTGTCCAACGCGCTGCCCCGCGGGCTCTCGGTCGCGACCCTGATCATCGGGCTCGACCAGTTGTCCAAATACTGGATCGTCGAGAAGGTGATGCGGCCCGAAGGCGTGGACGGCACGCCGTTTCACTCCGCCACCCGTATCGAACTGGCGCCGTTCTTCGATCTGGTGATGGCCTGGAACCGGGGGGTCAGCTTCGGCATCGGCAATACCGGCGGCGAGTGGAACGCGCTGATTCTCTCGGCGCTCGCCATGGTGATCTGCGCCGGCATGACCTTCTGGCTGGCCAAGGCCGAGACCCTGCTGGTCCAGGTGGCGCTGGGCGGAATCATCGGCGGCGCCTTGGGAAACGTCATCGACCGGGCCCGTTTCGGGGCGGTGGCCGACTTCCTCGACGTCCACCTGATGGGCTATCACTGGCCGGCCTTCAATGTGGCGGATTCGGCCATTACCGTGGGAGCGGT